In Candidatus Kaistella beijingensis, a genomic segment contains:
- the pheS gene encoding phenylalanine--tRNA ligase subunit alpha, whose protein sequence is MLEKIDELLVEAANFNSSNKDEIEQFRIKFSGKKGILNDIFAQFKDVPNEQKKEFGQKINTLKQAVETKLEELKNATASNIILEKEDLSRPGFSSELGTRHPINLVKNRIIEIFKSIGFAVADGPEIEDDWHNFTALNLPEYHPARDMQDTFFIETNPDILLRTHTSSVQIRYMEENQPPIRILSPGRVFRNEAISSRSHCIFHQIEGLYIDEKVSFADLKQTIQFFTTELFGKSKIRMRPSYFPFTEPSAEVDVYWGLNSETDYRITKGTGWLEIMGCGMVDPAVLQNVNIDADKYSGYAFGMGIERIVMLLYQMSDIRMFFENDKRMLEQFRTL, encoded by the coding sequence ATGTTAGAAAAGATTGATGAATTATTGGTTGAAGCTGCAAATTTCAATTCTTCCAATAAAGATGAAATTGAACAGTTCCGTATCAAATTCAGCGGTAAAAAAGGGATTTTAAACGATATTTTCGCCCAATTCAAAGACGTTCCAAACGAACAGAAAAAAGAATTCGGTCAAAAAATCAATACCTTGAAACAAGCCGTTGAAACCAAACTTGAGGAACTGAAAAATGCGACTGCTTCTAACATCATCTTAGAAAAAGAAGATCTGTCAAGACCAGGATTTTCGTCAGAATTGGGAACTCGTCATCCAATCAATTTGGTGAAAAACAGAATCATCGAAATCTTCAAATCCATCGGGTTTGCAGTTGCAGACGGTCCGGAAATCGAAGACGATTGGCATAATTTCACCGCCTTAAATCTCCCTGAATATCATCCGGCGAGAGATATGCAGGACACTTTTTTTATCGAAACAAATCCTGACATTTTGTTAAGGACGCACACTTCTTCGGTTCAAATCCGTTATATGGAAGAAAATCAGCCGCCTATTAGAATTCTTTCTCCGGGTAGGGTTTTCCGAAACGAGGCGATTTCTTCCCGTTCTCACTGTATTTTCCACCAGATTGAAGGACTTTATATCGATGAGAAAGTGAGTTTTGCAGATTTAAAACAAACCATTCAGTTTTTCACCACCGAACTTTTCGGGAAGTCGAAAATCAGAATGCGACCTTCTTATTTCCCTTTCACGGAACCAAGTGCGGAAGTTGATGTGTATTGGGGATTGAATTCAGAAACTGATTATAGAATTACCAAAGGAACGGGTTGGTTGGAAATTATGGGTTGCGGAATGGTGGATCCTGCTGTTTTGCAAAACGTCAATATCGATGCGGACAAATATTCTGGCTACGCGTTTGGGATGGGAATCGAAAGAATTGTGATGTTGCTGTATCAAATGAGCGATATCAGAATGTTTTTTGAAAACGATAAGAGAATGTTGGAACAGTTTAGAACATTGTGA
- the dnaN gene encoding DNA polymerase III subunit beta, with protein MKFIVASGELQKALNTVSGVISSSQSRPILENYLFELEENNLKITASDGETTLITSLEVKSDDNGKFAVPAKIFQDFVKTYGEQPLTLSVKDAADGNGSLLEILDEKDNFAVALDNAEDYPELPEFDAAQSVKISAGVLSEALNNTLFATSNDSLRPVMTGVLFQFKEDEANFVSTDSHRLVVYKRTDLINAEPIEFIMPKKPLAIFKNILASSNDEVTIEFNENMAKFTFGNNIWICRLIDGKYPNYSAVIPKENPNVLTINRNLLLNSIRRASIMSNKSTNQVRFKLSGNILHLHAEDTEYANKADMQIPCDYNGEDINIGFSSKFLTEMLSVLSADDITMKMSQPNRPGIIEPVDGLEDEENILMLSMPVIGM; from the coding sequence ATGAAGTTTATAGTTGCAAGTGGCGAATTACAGAAAGCTTTGAACACGGTGAGCGGTGTAATTTCCAGTTCTCAGTCACGACCGATTCTTGAAAATTATCTTTTTGAGCTTGAAGAAAATAACCTTAAAATAACTGCTTCCGACGGTGAAACTACTTTAATCACCTCATTGGAAGTGAAATCCGACGATAACGGAAAATTTGCTGTTCCTGCAAAAATCTTCCAGGACTTTGTGAAAACTTACGGGGAGCAACCGTTGACTTTATCTGTAAAAGATGCAGCCGATGGAAACGGAAGTTTGCTAGAAATTTTAGACGAGAAGGATAATTTCGCAGTCGCTCTCGACAATGCAGAAGATTATCCTGAGCTTCCCGAATTTGACGCTGCACAAAGCGTGAAAATTTCTGCCGGAGTTTTGTCGGAAGCATTGAATAACACTTTGTTTGCAACCAGCAATGATTCTTTGAGACCTGTAATGACAGGAGTTTTGTTCCAATTTAAAGAGGATGAAGCCAATTTCGTTTCTACGGATTCTCACCGATTGGTGGTTTACAAAAGAACCGATTTAATCAATGCGGAACCGATTGAATTCATCATGCCGAAAAAACCTTTGGCAATTTTCAAAAATATTTTGGCGAGTTCCAACGACGAAGTGACGATTGAGTTCAACGAAAATATGGCGAAATTCACTTTCGGAAACAATATTTGGATTTGTAGATTAATCGATGGAAAATACCCGAATTATTCTGCGGTAATTCCAAAAGAGAACCCGAACGTTTTGACTATCAACCGAAACCTTTTGTTGAATTCCATCAGAAGAGCTTCGATTATGTCGAACAAATCGACGAATCAGGTTCGTTTCAAACTGTCGGGAAATATTCTTCACCTTCACGCAGAAGACACCGAATACGCTAACAAAGCAGACATGCAGATTCCTTGCGATTACAACGGGGAAGACATCAACATCGGTTTTAGTTCCAAATTTTTGACGGAAATGTTATCCGTTCTTTCCGCAGACGATATCACGATGAAAATGTCTCAACCGAACCGACCAGGAATCATCGAGCCGGTTGACGGGTTGGAGGACGAGGAAAATATCCTGATGCTTTCGATGCCGGTGATTGGAATGTAG
- a CDS encoding DUF2490 domain-containing protein — protein sequence MKKWFFILLLSFLFSNVSAQNEHISSFNALTVTYKFHPKFFLYGEGQLRGIEDYSYPDYYEIKGGIGYNLTKNHKPFIGIGRYVTYKSHSLDKEEFRVWLQDVIDLKSGKFKFENRFRAEKSWFYDPQKDLHSDRYRFRYRLNISVPLNSESVKPGTVFANVYDEIFFVTEKPSFARNRVYGGIGYQIDENFGIASGYLWQREFAKSGNKNLHFLYLALNLTIDDSDDKNYNFPGAD from the coding sequence ATGAAAAAATGGTTCTTCATTCTTCTCCTTTCTTTTTTATTTTCCAATGTTTCAGCGCAAAACGAGCACATTTCAAGTTTTAATGCTTTAACGGTTACCTATAAATTTCATCCCAAATTTTTCCTTTACGGTGAAGGTCAACTTCGTGGAATTGAAGATTATTCCTATCCCGATTATTATGAAATCAAAGGTGGAATCGGTTATAATCTGACCAAAAACCACAAACCTTTCATCGGAATCGGGAGATATGTAACTTACAAAAGCCACAGTTTGGATAAAGAAGAATTCCGAGTTTGGCTGCAAGATGTGATTGATTTGAAATCAGGAAAATTCAAGTTTGAAAACCGTTTTCGTGCAGAAAAGAGTTGGTTTTATGATCCACAGAAAGATTTGCATTCCGACCGTTATCGTTTTCGCTATCGTTTGAATATTTCAGTTCCGCTCAATTCAGAATCCGTAAAACCAGGAACTGTTTTCGCCAACGTTTATGACGAAATTTTCTTCGTTACGGAGAAGCCGAGTTTTGCTAGAAACCGTGTTTATGGTGGAATTGGTTATCAAATTGATGAAAATTTTGGGATTGCTTCAGGTTATCTTTGGCAAAGGGAATTTGCAAAATCGGGCAACAAAAATTTACATTTTTTATACTTGGCGCTCAACCTTACCATTGATGATTCAGATGATAAAAACTACAACTTTCCGGGTGCTGATTAA
- a CDS encoding TonB-dependent receptor translates to MKKEILTIWCFLTLLNLNAQEKERGINEVIVQGKFLNLPLNKVNENITVVTRKEIENSPAKSVEEILAQFTGLDIRKRGGNGVQADISMRGSSFEQVLILVNGIRMNDSQTGHNSMSVPFDLASVERIEIVKGPASRRFGQNAYAGVVNIVTKPVSEKAVIISAEGGDYKTFSLGLGANFGNEKFSHFFQANSETSSGYRHNTDYKINNVFYQNQYKLENGNFRFQAGIQEKKFGANGFYASPSATEQYEETQASVVSLALDKKFENFNFNSNIYWRRGQDRYLFNRQKPEIYRNMHIGNNIGGEINGSYHSSLGTTGLGLELRKEFLASNNLGHRERFITQVFLEHHFSLLENKLNISPGISWSNFANEGNFFYPGIDVGFEFSENHKIYGNLAKVNRIPTFTDLYYVSKTESGNPDLRPENAVSAEIGYRFQQNNFLGKVSGFMRNSENSIDWVKKSPTDIWKAENIGNINTKGIEVEFGQSFNSFLKSYSVGYTFLESKAKEPKDLISRYVMENLKHQFVAKLENRFLKNFTNQLIYRYNERVSTGSYQILDEKLNYDFKNIQLYILINNITNSDYTETFGVPMPKRWFHVGFSYKIGL, encoded by the coding sequence ATGAAAAAAGAAATCTTAACGATTTGGTGTTTCCTAACGTTGCTCAATTTAAATGCTCAGGAAAAAGAGAGAGGAATCAACGAAGTTATTGTTCAAGGCAAATTTTTAAACCTTCCGCTTAACAAAGTAAACGAAAACATTACAGTCGTCACCAGAAAAGAAATCGAGAATTCCCCAGCAAAAAGTGTGGAGGAAATTTTAGCCCAATTTACAGGACTTGATATCAGAAAAAGAGGAGGAAACGGTGTTCAGGCGGATATTTCGATGCGTGGAAGCAGTTTTGAGCAGGTTTTGATTTTGGTGAACGGAATTAGAATGAACGATTCACAAACTGGTCACAATTCGATGAGTGTTCCTTTCGATTTGGCTTCTGTGGAAAGAATTGAAATCGTGAAAGGTCCTGCTTCAAGGCGTTTCGGGCAAAATGCGTATGCGGGAGTTGTGAATATTGTTACCAAACCTGTTTCCGAAAAAGCTGTAATTATTTCTGCGGAAGGAGGTGATTATAAAACATTTTCTTTAGGCTTGGGAGCAAATTTCGGAAATGAAAAATTCTCTCATTTTTTTCAGGCGAATTCTGAAACTTCTTCCGGTTATCGTCACAATACGGATTACAAAATCAATAATGTTTTTTATCAAAATCAGTACAAGTTAGAGAACGGAAATTTTCGTTTTCAGGCGGGAATTCAAGAAAAGAAGTTCGGCGCAAACGGTTTTTATGCAAGTCCATCGGCAACAGAACAGTATGAAGAAACTCAGGCATCCGTCGTGAGTTTGGCTTTGGATAAGAAGTTTGAAAACTTTAACTTCAATTCAAACATTTATTGGAGGAGAGGACAGGATAGGTATCTTTTCAACCGACAAAAACCGGAAATTTATCGAAACATGCACATTGGAAATAACATCGGTGGAGAAATCAACGGAAGTTACCATTCTTCTTTGGGAACAACCGGATTAGGCTTAGAATTGCGAAAAGAATTTTTGGCGAGCAACAACCTCGGTCATCGCGAAAGGTTTATAACACAGGTTTTCTTGGAGCATCATTTTTCTTTGCTTGAAAATAAATTGAACATTTCACCCGGAATTTCATGGTCGAATTTCGCTAACGAGGGAAATTTTTTCTATCCCGGAATTGATGTTGGTTTCGAGTTTAGTGAAAACCATAAAATCTACGGAAATCTTGCTAAAGTCAACCGCATTCCAACTTTCACGGATTTGTATTACGTGAGCAAAACAGAAAGCGGAAATCCTGATTTGAGGCCGGAAAACGCAGTTTCAGCAGAGATCGGTTACCGCTTTCAGCAGAATAATTTTTTGGGAAAAGTGAGCGGATTTATGCGGAATTCTGAAAACTCCATCGATTGGGTGAAGAAATCTCCAACCGATATCTGGAAAGCTGAAAACATCGGAAACATCAATACAAAAGGAATCGAGGTTGAATTCGGGCAAAGTTTTAATTCATTCCTAAAATCCTATTCAGTGGGTTACACTTTTTTAGAAAGCAAAGCAAAAGAACCTAAAGATTTGATATCGAGATATGTGATGGAAAATTTGAAACATCAATTCGTCGCAAAATTAGAAAACCGATTTCTGAAAAATTTTACTAATCAATTGATTTACAGATATAATGAAAGAGTTTCTACCGGAAGTTATCAAATCTTGGACGAAAAACTGAATTACGATTTCAAAAACATTCAGCTTTACATTTTAATCAACAACATCACGAATTCGGACTATACAGAAACTTTTGGAGTTCCGATGCCAAAACGTTGGTTTCATGTAGGTTTTAGTTATAAAATAGGACTGTAA
- a CDS encoding T9SS type A sorting domain-containing protein, producing the protein MKTIISIITLLVSNILFSQYIEGLSVTQNGTNQIKVHVKAYFPTSESSYLSYETALNQNVITLNPCYYLSPFGGSGDVTYYNNDFYIDVPNGASYTLKVNMYISTNNTICNHNRIEDTVTLNFTTPIQGTVSLAANESDVSEQDLKLFPIPAKDELIIITKNRINNINVLDASGRKVSATFLNNKVNTSNLQNGIYFIEIFSDKGLARKKFTIKK; encoded by the coding sequence ATGAAAACAATTATATCGATCATCACTCTACTGGTTTCAAATATTTTATTTTCACAATATATAGAAGGTTTAAGTGTTACACAAAACGGAACTAATCAAATCAAAGTACATGTTAAGGCCTACTTTCCAACTTCTGAAAGCAGTTACCTATCTTATGAAACTGCTCTCAATCAAAATGTGATTACTTTAAATCCTTGTTATTACCTGAGTCCTTTTGGAGGTTCAGGTGATGTCACCTATTACAATAATGATTTTTATATAGATGTTCCCAATGGTGCTTCTTATACCTTAAAGGTCAACATGTATATTTCCACAAATAATACAATATGCAACCATAACCGAATTGAAGATACCGTAACCCTTAACTTCACTACCCCAATCCAAGGCACCGTCTCACTCGCAGCCAATGAAAGCGATGTTTCAGAGCAAGACCTCAAACTCTTCCCCATTCCTGCAAAAGACGAGCTCATTATCATCACCAAAAACAGAATAAACAATATAAACGTCCTCGACGCTTCGGGTAGAAAAGTTTCTGCAACATTTCTAAACAATAAAGTAAATACCTCTAATCTCCAGAATGGCATCTACTTTATAGAAATATTTTCAGATAAAGGTCTTGCTCGCAAAAAATTCACCATCAAGAAATAA
- a CDS encoding T9SS type A sorting domain-containing protein: MAPNPANSNVTVNYILNNANSAYLQIIGYNGTTSNNYILDLNTTQTAINLSNYPLGYYTVALIVNGQIADTKTLIKQ; the protein is encoded by the coding sequence ATGGCGCCAAACCCTGCAAACAGTAATGTAACTGTAAACTACATTTTAAACAATGCTAACTCGGCTTATTTGCAGATAATTGGTTACAACGGAACCACTTCCAACAACTACATTTTAGATTTAAATACTACCCAAACTGCAATTAATCTAAGTAATTATCCTTTAGGTTATTATACAGTTGCACTAATTGTCAATGGTCAAATTGCCGATACCAAAACTTTAATCAAACAATAA
- a CDS encoding DUF5916 domain-containing protein, whose protein sequence is MKTRITGLTALFLLNFTFSQQVENTEISRKTVTAIKVSEAPKIDGILDEEAWKNVPSASDFIERRPNNGAKIPENFRSEVKVLYDDTGVYFGATLYDNEPSKIAKELTERDNIETDDIFGVTINGYNDHQQSLEFLVLPSGVQFDAKLTTSMGEDGSWNGVWYSAAKITDFGWVVEMKIPYSELRFPKKNVQEWGINFLRLVHRTSAMYDWNFVNNKTGSYMLYDGVLQGIENINPPIRLSFLPYFSTYLNNFEGKTEVNVNGGMDLKYGINDAFTLDLTLIPDFGQTSFDKSVLNLSPFEVQFQEQRPFFTEGTELFSKGELFYSRRIGGNPSKEAELYNDEEFVKNPDKVKLFNALKISGRTNKGLGIGFFNAVTEKTTAEIRNLNTGEIRKEVTEPWANYNVMVLDQRFQGNSSVTLVNTNVTRDGNFRDSNVTGFLWDIKNKDNSYNYYGTVKGSFVMNDGTKFGNAAKAGFGKISGVHRYDFNGFYRTKNYDINDLGYLDKTNFYTLNGNYSYRYLKPKGNLNNLNYNLNVSTSRRLDHDLFTNFNIHQEIVLTNKEFFTFGGGILTTPFGENDIYEPRTAGRFLKIPEMIDGWIFINTDNRKKLRINTYVDYYTYNEKGRYWLRYEFNPSYKFSDKLRLYYGFGGDYLNNDKGFAGKEGSEIFIGNRNRFTISNELTSQYTINNKMAVNLSFRHYYSDVTYKNFYTLNQDGTYTDTNLFTKNKNGTFNSWNVDLRYSWWFAPGSQLTLLYRNAVGNYLETSRLGFKDNFNRLFDEPMVNNISLKLTYYIDYNWAKSWLN, encoded by the coding sequence ATGAAAACCCGAATTACAGGTTTAACTGCTCTTTTTCTTTTGAACTTTACTTTTAGTCAACAAGTTGAAAATACCGAAATTTCAAGAAAAACAGTCACCGCTATAAAAGTATCTGAAGCTCCCAAAATTGACGGAATTTTAGATGAAGAAGCGTGGAAAAATGTTCCTTCAGCTTCTGATTTTATTGAAAGAAGACCCAACAACGGAGCAAAAATTCCCGAAAATTTCCGCTCGGAAGTGAAGGTTTTGTACGATGATACCGGAGTTTATTTTGGGGCGACTTTATACGATAATGAACCTTCAAAAATCGCCAAAGAACTTACCGAAAGAGACAATATTGAAACCGATGATATTTTCGGAGTTACGATTAATGGTTATAACGACCATCAACAAAGTTTGGAATTTCTCGTTTTACCGAGCGGTGTTCAATTCGATGCAAAACTCACCACTTCAATGGGAGAAGACGGAAGTTGGAACGGAGTGTGGTATTCTGCGGCAAAAATCACGGATTTTGGTTGGGTGGTTGAAATGAAGATTCCTTATTCCGAACTTCGTTTCCCGAAGAAAAATGTTCAGGAATGGGGAATTAATTTCTTAAGGCTGGTTCACCGAACAAGCGCGATGTACGACTGGAATTTCGTCAATAACAAAACAGGTTCTTACATGCTTTACGACGGAGTTTTGCAGGGAATTGAAAATATCAATCCACCAATTCGGCTTTCGTTTCTCCCCTATTTTTCGACTTATTTAAATAATTTTGAAGGAAAAACAGAAGTGAATGTAAATGGTGGAATGGACTTAAAATACGGAATTAACGACGCCTTTACTTTAGACCTTACGCTGATTCCTGATTTTGGGCAGACCTCTTTTGACAAATCGGTTTTGAATCTTTCTCCTTTTGAAGTTCAGTTTCAGGAACAACGTCCGTTTTTCACTGAAGGAACCGAGCTTTTTAGTAAAGGAGAACTATTTTATTCAAGAAGAATTGGTGGAAATCCGTCAAAAGAAGCGGAACTTTACAATGATGAAGAATTCGTAAAAAATCCTGATAAAGTAAAATTATTTAATGCCTTAAAAATTTCAGGAAGAACCAACAAAGGTTTGGGAATCGGCTTTTTCAATGCGGTTACGGAAAAAACAACTGCTGAAATTCGGAATCTCAATACCGGCGAAATTCGAAAAGAAGTTACCGAACCATGGGCGAATTACAATGTGATGGTTTTGGACCAAAGATTTCAGGGAAATTCTTCGGTAACGCTCGTGAATACGAATGTGACGCGTGATGGGAATTTCAGGGATTCGAATGTGACGGGTTTTCTTTGGGACATTAAAAATAAAGATAACAGCTACAATTATTACGGAACGGTTAAAGGAAGTTTTGTGATGAACGATGGGACAAAATTTGGAAATGCGGCAAAAGCAGGTTTCGGCAAAATTTCCGGCGTTCATCGATATGATTTTAATGGATTTTATAGAACTAAAAATTACGACATCAACGATTTGGGATATCTGGACAAAACCAATTTCTATACTTTAAACGGAAACTATTCTTATCGATATTTAAAACCAAAAGGAAATCTGAACAATTTGAATTATAATTTGAATGTTTCCACAAGCAGAAGATTAGACCACGATTTGTTTACCAACTTCAATATCCATCAGGAAATTGTTTTGACCAATAAAGAATTTTTCACATTTGGAGGCGGGATTTTAACCACTCCATTTGGAGAAAACGACATTTACGAACCTCGAACTGCAGGACGATTTTTAAAAATTCCCGAAATGATTGACGGCTGGATTTTCATCAATACCGACAACCGAAAAAAATTACGCATCAACACTTATGTGGATTATTACACCTATAACGAAAAAGGAAGATATTGGCTGCGTTACGAGTTTAATCCCAGTTACAAATTTTCAGACAAATTGAGACTTTATTATGGTTTTGGGGGAGACTATCTGAATAACGACAAAGGATTTGCAGGAAAAGAGGGAAGTGAAATTTTCATCGGAAACCGAAACCGTTTCACGATCAGCAACGAGCTCACTTCACAATACACCATCAACAATAAAATGGCGGTGAATCTGTCTTTCCGCCATTATTATTCAGATGTTACCTATAAAAATTTCTACACTTTAAATCAAGACGGAACTTACACCGACACCAATCTTTTCACCAAAAACAAAAACGGAACCTTCAATTCCTGGAACGTCGATTTGCGTTACTCGTGGTGGTTTGCTCCGGGAAGTCAGCTGACTTTGCTTTATAGAAATGCCGTTGGAAATTATTTGGAAACCTCTCGACTTGGGTTTAAAGATAATTTCAACCGATTATTTGACGAACCGATGGTGAATAACATTTCGCTGAAACTGACGTATTATATTGATTACAATTGGGCGAAGAGTTGGTTAAACTAA
- the pheT gene encoding phenylalanine--tRNA ligase subunit beta has translation MKISNNWLKDYIKTGLKTEKIGEYLTDIGLEVEGIEKYESVKGSLEGIVVGKVLTCEQHPNADKLKKTTVDVGNGKILNIVCGAPNVAAGQIVPVAVVGTKIHTKDGNSFDIKEAKIRGEVSQGMICAEDEMGLSDDHAGIMILDETYKIGDEFSKYFELSNDEVYEIGLTPNRTDAMSHYGVARDLNAFLVSNQIKSEFEKAVSKPLTIEGTTDFQLEVEDSELCPRYIGAVIENVKVAESPDWLKNRLKSIGLSPINNIVDITNFILHGFGQPLHAFDADKIKGKKVKVGVNQEGTKFTTLDGTERALNGSEIMIKDGENNPMCIAGVFGGQNSGVSNDTKTIFLESAYFNPIAVRKGAKFHGLNTDASFRFERGVDPNNVRTAITHAISMMEEISGGKLVGPLLEHYPKKIEDHYVILRFSKVEQILGTKIHKEKIKEILKSLDINVLNEIQNGLEISVPAYRADVTREIDVIEEILRIYGYNKIDSPQKISFTPVKLSFDDQDALENSWARTLQSNGFNEVMNNSLTTVKDETDAVKLLNPLSGDLAFMRTSLMEGLLENADYNIKRKNSDIKFFELGKIYHKREGKYEERKQLAILVSGRNVAENWLQPKSATDFYYLKSYVKILLDKLNLNIEEKSLEDARFSDALELVSGGKTIARLGKVSPQSLKDADLDQDCFYAEIELETCQSLRSKENLKFVDIPKFNKIRRDLALLIDKNISYNDLYKSAKKNPSKYLKNINLFDVYEGKNLPEGKKSYAMSFELLNEEKTLEEKEISEVMNSLIKSFQKEFSAELRG, from the coding sequence ATGAAAATCTCAAACAACTGGCTGAAAGACTATATCAAAACCGGTTTGAAAACCGAAAAAATCGGCGAATATTTAACCGATATCGGTCTTGAAGTAGAAGGAATCGAAAAATATGAATCCGTAAAAGGATCGCTTGAAGGAATTGTCGTGGGAAAAGTCTTGACTTGCGAACAGCATCCAAATGCCGATAAACTCAAGAAAACCACTGTTGATGTTGGAAACGGAAAAATTTTGAACATCGTTTGCGGAGCACCCAATGTTGCTGCGGGACAAATTGTTCCTGTCGCAGTTGTGGGAACAAAAATCCACACTAAAGACGGAAACTCTTTTGACATTAAAGAAGCCAAAATTCGTGGCGAAGTTTCGCAGGGAATGATTTGCGCGGAAGACGAAATGGGTTTAAGCGACGACCACGCAGGAATTATGATTTTGGATGAAACGTACAAAATTGGTGACGAATTCTCCAAATATTTTGAACTTTCCAACGACGAAGTTTACGAAATCGGTTTAACGCCGAACAGAACGGATGCGATGTCGCATTACGGTGTTGCAAGAGATTTGAATGCGTTTTTGGTTTCCAATCAAATCAAGTCGGAGTTTGAAAAAGCGGTTTCAAAACCTTTAACTATTGAAGGAACAACCGATTTTCAATTGGAAGTTGAGGATTCGGAATTATGCCCGAGATACATCGGTGCAGTGATTGAAAATGTGAAAGTTGCGGAATCTCCCGATTGGTTGAAAAACCGTTTGAAATCGATTGGTTTGAGCCCGATTAACAATATTGTGGATATCACGAATTTTATTCTTCACGGTTTTGGACAACCGCTTCACGCTTTTGATGCCGATAAAATCAAAGGTAAAAAAGTGAAAGTCGGCGTAAATCAAGAAGGAACCAAATTCACAACTTTAGACGGAACTGAAAGAGCCTTGAACGGTTCTGAAATCATGATTAAAGACGGCGAAAACAACCCGATGTGTATTGCGGGAGTTTTCGGTGGACAAAATTCGGGCGTTTCAAACGATACGAAAACGATTTTCCTGGAAAGTGCTTACTTCAATCCAATCGCTGTGAGAAAAGGGGCGAAATTCCACGGTTTGAATACCGACGCTTCTTTCCGTTTTGAAAGAGGAGTGGACCCAAATAATGTGCGAACTGCGATTACTCACGCGATTTCCATGATGGAGGAAATTTCGGGCGGAAAATTAGTTGGACCACTTTTGGAGCATTATCCGAAGAAAATTGAAGACCATTACGTGATTCTAAGATTCTCGAAAGTAGAGCAGATTTTGGGAACGAAAATTCACAAAGAAAAAATTAAGGAGATTTTGAAATCTTTAGATATAAATGTACTTAATGAAATTCAAAACGGTTTGGAAATCTCTGTTCCTGCGTACAGAGCGGATGTGACGAGAGAAATCGATGTGATTGAGGAAATTTTGAGAATCTACGGTTACAACAAAATCGATTCGCCACAGAAAATTTCTTTTACTCCCGTAAAATTGAGTTTCGACGACCAAGATGCGTTGGAAAATTCTTGGGCTAGAACTTTGCAGAGCAACGGCTTCAATGAAGTGATGAACAATTCTTTGACGACGGTGAAAGATGAAACCGATGCCGTGAAATTGCTCAATCCGTTAAGCGGGGATCTGGCCTTCATGAGAACTTCTTTGATGGAAGGACTTTTGGAGAATGCAGATTACAACATAAAGAGGAAAAATTCCGACATCAAGTTTTTTGAATTAGGAAAAATTTATCATAAAAGAGAAGGGAAGTACGAGGAAAGAAAGCAATTGGCGATTTTGGTTTCGGGAAGAAATGTGGCGGAAAATTGGCTTCAACCGAAATCGGCGACGGATTTTTATTATTTGAAATCTTATGTGAAAATTCTTTTGGATAAACTGAATTTGAATATCGAAGAAAAATCCTTGGAAGATGCAAGATTTTCCGATGCTTTAGAATTGGTTTCAGGAGGAAAAACTATTGCAAGATTAGGAAAAGTTTCGCCACAGTCTCTAAAAGATGCAGATTTGGATCAAGACTGTTTCTATGCGGAAATCGAATTGGAAACTTGTCAGTCTTTGCGATCAAAAGAGAATTTGAAATTTGTGGATATTCCTAAATTCAACAAAATCAGAAGAGATTTGGCTTTATTGATTGACAAGAATATTTCTTACAACGATTTATACAAATCAGCGAAAAAGAACCCTTCCAAGTATTTGAAAAACATCAACCTTTTCGATGTATACGAAGGAAAAAATCTTCCGGAAGGAAAAAAATCTTACGCGATGAGTTTCGAATTGCTGAACGAGGAAAAAACCTTGGAAGAAAAAGAGATTTCGGAAGTGATGAACTCGTTAATCAAATCCTTCCAGAAAGAATTTTCTGCGGAATTGAGAGGGTAG